One Bdellovibrio bacteriovorus str. Tiberius DNA segment encodes these proteins:
- a CDS encoding DoxX family protein, translated as MKKLNAFYRMLIVFSLLALTARAVGLLATWNEVALWIMIQVFFFAGVSHFTPLRHEFVKMIPPVFPAKMLLVYVTGALEILGAVDLADPVTRPFAAKALIVFLILVFPANYYAAKHDIRFRGAKQLSVLQRGLVQVAFIAALYVGGIA; from the coding sequence ATGAAAAAGCTCAATGCCTTTTACCGTATGTTGATCGTGTTTTCTTTGTTGGCGCTGACAGCCAGGGCTGTTGGATTGCTGGCCACCTGGAATGAGGTCGCGCTGTGGATCATGATTCAGGTCTTTTTCTTTGCCGGGGTCAGCCACTTTACGCCGCTTCGCCATGAATTTGTGAAAATGATCCCGCCGGTGTTCCCGGCCAAAATGCTATTGGTCTATGTGACCGGGGCGCTGGAAATTCTGGGCGCTGTGGATCTGGCAGATCCCGTCACGCGCCCGTTTGCCGCAAAAGCATTGATCGTGTTTTTGATTCTGGTCTTCCCGGCTAACTATTACGCCGCCAAACACGACATCCGCTTCAGGGGCGCCAAACAATTGTCCGTGCTGCAGCGGGGCCTGGTGCAAGTCGCATTCATTGCCGCTTTGTATGTGGGAGGTATTGCATGA
- a CDS encoding TetR/AcrR family transcriptional regulator: MAKTYHHGDLKTAAIKKTVEIIQKKGEADFTLREIAESLKVSHTAVYRHFKSKQDLLSHIAEEGFNNLITAFEKSTLGLRSPRQRLTALGRTYIEFALSHSGHYRAMFHQELRCAKDQRAELESAGYKAFAMLAECLHDGMKSQVFKKSNPEEAGRSVWSGIHGFSVLMIDGQFQSLTNKTALNEAIDGHLAFLERALLK; the protein is encoded by the coding sequence ATGGCTAAGACATATCACCATGGTGACCTTAAAACGGCCGCCATTAAAAAGACGGTTGAAATCATTCAAAAAAAGGGCGAAGCCGATTTTACATTGCGTGAAATTGCCGAAAGCCTCAAAGTGAGCCACACCGCCGTTTATCGCCATTTTAAATCCAAGCAGGATCTGCTTTCGCATATTGCCGAAGAGGGCTTCAACAACCTTATCACCGCCTTTGAAAAGTCCACCCTGGGGCTTCGCAGCCCCCGTCAACGTCTAACGGCTTTAGGAAGAACCTATATTGAATTTGCCTTAAGCCATTCCGGCCACTACCGGGCGATGTTTCATCAGGAACTTCGTTGCGCCAAGGACCAGCGGGCCGAACTTGAGTCCGCGGGCTACAAAGCCTTTGCCATGTTGGCAGAGTGCCTGCACGACGGAATGAAGAGCCAAGTATTTAAAAAATCCAATCCCGAAGAGGCCGGCCGGTCGGTTTGGTCAGGCATTCATGGTTTTTCGGTATTGATGATCGACGGACAGTTTCAAAGCCTGACCAACAAAACCGCTTTAAACGAAGCTATCGACGGCCATCTGGCCTTTTTGGAGCGAGCTCTTTTGAAATAG
- a CDS encoding NADP-dependent isocitrate dehydrogenase, whose amino-acid sequence MKKIKVANPVVELDGDEMTRIIWKFIKQQLILPYLDIDIKYYDLGMEHRDATNDQVTVDAAEAIKKYNVGIKCATITPDEARVTEFNLKQMWKSPNGTIRNILDGTVFREPIICKNVPRLVPNWTAPICIGRHAFGDQYRATDFVTKGKGKLTVTFQPENGGETITHEVYNFKGDGVALTMYNTDESITGFARSCFNQALTKKWPLYLSTKNTILKKYDGRFKDIFEEIYQKEFKAKFDAAGITYEHRLIDDMVASALKWNGNFVWACKNYDGDVQSDTVAQGFGSLGLMTSVLVTPDGKTMESEAAHGTVTRHYRQHQQGKPTSTNPIASIFAWTRGLEHRGNLDNNPELVKFAQTLEKVCVETVEAGFMTKDLAVCIYGDKVPADKYMNTEPFLAKLDENLKKALSM is encoded by the coding sequence ATGAAAAAAATCAAAGTTGCCAATCCCGTCGTTGAGCTCGACGGCGATGAAATGACAAGAATCATCTGGAAATTCATCAAACAACAATTGATCCTTCCTTACCTTGATATCGACATTAAGTACTACGACTTGGGCATGGAGCATCGTGATGCTACCAACGACCAAGTGACTGTTGACGCTGCTGAAGCGATCAAAAAATACAACGTGGGTATCAAATGCGCGACGATCACTCCGGACGAAGCTCGCGTGACTGAATTCAACCTGAAACAAATGTGGAAGTCCCCGAACGGCACTATCCGTAACATTTTGGATGGCACTGTATTCCGTGAACCCATCATCTGCAAAAACGTTCCTCGCCTGGTTCCTAACTGGACAGCACCTATCTGCATCGGTCGTCACGCTTTCGGTGACCAATACCGTGCAACTGACTTCGTAACCAAAGGCAAAGGCAAGCTGACTGTGACTTTCCAACCTGAAAACGGTGGCGAAACGATCACTCACGAAGTTTACAACTTCAAAGGCGATGGCGTTGCTTTGACTATGTACAACACTGACGAATCCATCACTGGTTTCGCACGTTCTTGCTTCAACCAGGCGTTGACCAAGAAATGGCCGTTGTACCTTTCCACTAAAAACACCATCCTTAAAAAATACGATGGTCGCTTCAAAGACATCTTCGAAGAGATCTACCAAAAAGAATTCAAAGCGAAGTTCGATGCTGCTGGCATCACTTACGAGCACCGCCTGATCGACGACATGGTTGCTTCCGCATTGAAATGGAATGGTAACTTCGTATGGGCATGTAAGAACTACGACGGCGACGTTCAGTCCGATACAGTAGCTCAAGGTTTCGGTTCTTTGGGTCTGATGACTTCCGTACTGGTAACTCCAGACGGCAAGACAATGGAATCAGAAGCGGCACACGGTACTGTGACTCGTCACTACCGTCAGCACCAGCAAGGCAAGCCAACTTCCACGAACCCGATCGCTTCCATCTTTGCATGGACTCGCGGTCTTGAGCACCGTGGTAACCTGGATAACAATCCAGAGTTGGTGAAATTCGCCCAGACTTTGGAAAAAGTCTGCGTAGAAACTGTTGAAGCTGGCTTCATGACCAAAGACCTTGCAGTTTGCATCTATGGCGACAAAGTTCCAGCTGACAAATACATGAACACTGAGCCGTTCCTGGCGAAGTTGGACGAGAACTTGAAAAAAGCTCTTTCCATGTAA
- a CDS encoding lipocalin family protein, with protein MKPLLLCLLLFSSTSFAFAEDLPVVEQVDIPRYMGKWHEIASIPQSFQKQCVSNTTAEYELLTDTNEVKVLNSCQTINGDRSQSEGRGKVVDPTTNAKLKVTFVKIGDRWIYIFGGKYWIIRLDENYQFAIVGHPSRDYGWILSRTPDLPAATLKDLTIFLQDKGYDPCKFLTTPQDGGLTEQKSLCQL; from the coding sequence ATGAAGCCACTGCTGTTGTGCTTGCTGTTGTTTTCTTCCACGAGTTTTGCCTTCGCCGAGGATCTGCCGGTGGTGGAGCAAGTGGACATCCCCCGCTATATGGGAAAGTGGCACGAGATCGCCTCGATCCCTCAATCTTTTCAAAAACAATGTGTCAGCAACACCACCGCCGAATATGAATTGCTGACCGACACCAACGAAGTAAAAGTTCTGAATTCATGTCAGACCATTAATGGCGATCGCAGCCAATCCGAAGGCCGTGGCAAAGTTGTGGATCCCACGACGAACGCCAAACTGAAGGTGACGTTCGTAAAAATTGGCGACCGCTGGATTTATATTTTCGGAGGCAAATATTGGATCATCCGTCTGGATGAAAATTATCAATTCGCCATCGTGGGACACCCCAGTCGCGATTACGGCTGGATTCTGTCACGCACTCCGGATCTGCCGGCAGCGACACTGAAGGATCTGACGATATTTCTGCAGGACAAGGGTTATGATCCGTGCAAGTTCCTGACAACACCTCAAGACGGAGGCCTTACCGAACAAAAGTCCCTTTGCCAGTTGTAG